The sequence agtagggtattacctccatcgagagggcccgaacctgggtaaacattgtctcccccgcctcctattaccattagccttagacgcacagttcgggaccccctacccgagatctgccggttttgacaccgacagtgaccgtGCGCCCAGCACCCGGACGCATCCTAGCCGCATCCtgtccgcgtacatttttctttgcaagcccttaactttttttcatcattcatttttggtacatggGAATAtatcaccaaattttgactagaaaagtaagaccaaagaaaacaagaaccacaagaatacattttagaagatatccaactttcttaactgctcccttgagttgggttagtGCCTTttcgatgcactcattgttgatctacggaggaggctcgatcttgcatgcttctttcttcttcgagtctaaagaagtcgatgttgcttcctcacacctagtctcatgtctagtctctaatctagcaacaagtgcacttgtctcatctacaacctctatgctagctaaaagtgcacgaacatctactaaattgcgctctatcaatatatcgatgtactcttctttccaataccaaaacttgcatccatgctacacaataaaatttgaagttagcacaactagtcaaatctagagcacaaaccaaaacaaaaaagagcacataccccatcgtttaagcacttgatgaacacccatccgggatgttccggcgttgtagacacacGGCGCACGATCTTCTTTaggcagtggtcgcacttaatgagtggcaacggtgcgccgacgagcttttgggcaagcaccaagcccggccgaccgccattcgtgtatctgttggcggaccaccgacggtgtagatctgagcagctagaggaggagccactgcctgcatgtggcttgcggccctgccagggccttccggcgaggtgtccggccagtccatggcgcggcgcggTCTCCCACAGCCGAGCGAGCTCAAGATCGACCGGATCCGTcccaaatccggccggcgggtgcgcTAACCAGGTGGCCATGGTTGGGTAGTTTGGCGGCGCCGAGGGAAaggggctgggcgagcgcgcgtccgagctgcacaGCTGCAATGGCAGCGGCGACGGTGTGAGGAAGAGTGGAGAAGAGTGGAGGGGGATGCGGccggtgggagggagggagggggacgGATAGAAAAAGGCGcccctgtgccaccgacgggcgggccaagGGAGGGCACACGCAGACGGCCCGAGCGtccgcgtggtgtccgtttcaccTCAAAAGCGGCGCAAATTTGAGCCGGGATGGGttgaaagcggacacaaaacgaacaaaattccgtttgctcccgcgcgctaGGCCGTCTGATTCGTCCGTTTTACTCCAAACAAACGCGTGCGGATAGAATGGGGCCGctcggtggagttggccttagtggTAGTGGTAGTGTTACAGATCTTGCATGGATCGCATCAGCCAGGACGCCTTCTTTCCAGCGAAAACAGCGGGAATGGCCTCGCCCTGCCGCCGGAaaaaaattctatgagaccaggtctcatgggttagcaggtgagacccatcctgatggatgacatgtgggattcacaaatcacaaagcatctaccccATCCCTCACCTAAAATCGGggggggagagattagatgcttAGTGATTTGCGAATGCCACATATCATCCATCAAAATGGGTCTCACCTGATTTAtctgagacctggtctcatataatttttttcccctGCCGTCCGCAGTGGCTGTGCAGCCCCTCTGCCCTTTTGCCGTCCAACTCGCCCTCCCCTGGCCCCGCCGCCGCGTCTACAGTACAATCTGAGAGCGTCAGTTCCGCTGCTAACCGAGAGATGGTGCGGACACGCTACCGCTCGCCGCCGTCGAACCTTCAAGAGGAAGTACTACGTGCTGGTCACCGAGCTTCATCGTCTGCCGTGCAACCAACATGTTATCTTTTGTCCCGCATGCATGCAGATGCTCCAATATCCAAATACTATCTCGCCGATGTGGTTGCCGCGAGGCAAATGCACGCCTCGTGCCTAATTCTTTCCCTAACACTCACGCTGCCATCATATTCCTACCTTAACGTCGCATCACATACAGCAACGCACAGTGCAACTGTGCATCGCCAGGAAAAAAGGTTACTTACTTACCACGAAGTTTTAATTTTGGCCTAAATCGACGTGGTTAATTGCAAGGGGACAACTGGCTGCAAAGTTGGTGGTGGTACAGATCTTCCGTCGATCGCGCGCATTGGTGTAGGCCGGCCGGCAAAGGGGCGTAAGTTTCACCCGCTAATGATTCATTCGAGCCATGAAAACCAGGGAGCTTATTACGTATCGTATTACTGTTACCGCCTTACCTAACTCCGCGTCGCCGTCTATAGGGGCCACAGGCACGCATGGCCGGCCTCCGCCCTCTCGTTCTCTCAACTACTTCCCTTTCCGGCCCTATAAAGTTGGCGACGCCCCGAACTTAACCAACAGCAGTAGAGCTCCTTCTTCTATCCGTAGCTCGTACGTGGCATCTCCATCTCACCAACAATCTTGTTTAGACAAGCAGTGTAAAGGTCACAACAACAATGACTGTcgtcgacgccgccgccgtcgcgcagGAGCTGCCCGGGCACGGGCAGACCGTGTGCGTCACCGGCGCCGCCGGGTACATCGCGTCGTGGCTCGTCAAGCTGCTCCTGGAGAGAGGCTACACCGTCAAGGGCACCGTGAGGAACCCAGGCACGCGCACCATCGAGATTCAAGTTCATAGTAACCGACGTTCCTGCGACATTACTGCGTCGCTTAACTTCGGGGCTAATTAACGTGCGTGATGCTGCAGATGATCCGAAGAACGCCCATCTGAAGGCGCTGGACGGCGCCGCCGAGAGGCTGATCCTCTGCAAGGCCGACCTCCTCGACTACGACGCCATCTGCGCCGCCGTCGAGGGCTGCCACGGCGTGTTCCACACCGCCTCCCCCGTCACCGACGACCCTGTACGCCACGCATCCTGTCCTTGTTCGTTGCGTGCTGATGTATGTTCAGTTCAGTTGCTCACGCCTGCGGTGAACTCGATCGTGCGTCTGAACAGGAGCAGATGGTGGAGCCGGCGGTGAGGGGCACGGAGTACGTGATCAACGCGGCGGCGGACGCCGGCACCGTGCGCCGCGTGGTGTTCACGTCGTCCATCGGCGCCGTCACCATGGACCCCAACCGCGGTCCTGATGTGGTCGTCGACGAGTCCTGCTGGAGCGACCTTGAATTCTGCAAGAAAACCAAGGTCAGCAGTTCAATCCCCTTCGGCTTTTGTTCCACTTCAGAAGTCTTCTTTTATCTTTCTTTTTTGAATCTTCAGAAGTCTTCGTTAGTTGCATCCATTCAGAATAGGCAGAAAATCCCTTAAAAAAAGAATAGGCAGAAAATTAATGgtttaattgcatgccctcttgtAATCGAGGCACAAACAAGACAGGATTTATTATTGTATGAGCTGTTGCATGCACAAGCGAAACATGATATCTAGATTTAAGAAGTTttcgcaacaacaacaaaaacgagAGTATTATATAGATTAAAAATGCCATGCCCTAAGTGTGTTGATGAGAAATTGCTTTTTTTTCATTCAAAAAAAAATGCTTCTTTTTTGGTACCGTACTCATACCGATTAAGCAGCCCTCTTCTGGCATGCTAAATTATGTCGAAATTGGCCACACGCATAAACAGTAAGTACATTAGACAGTTTGGTGCGCGCGTGTGCAGCCGGCAGCTTTGCTTACGGAAGCTCAAACATTCGGCAACGTCGTTCATCGTGTCGCGTACTCACGTGCAGTTTTTCCCTCTAACGTACGGAAAATGAAAGCGGAGTGTCGTTTTCACCACCAACTCCAGAGAATAACATCTGGGTAAGATGATTAACCAACAGATCAAGAGAAGACGTATCAGGAAACCACACGATTCGAAGTCAATTTGCCCATGGTTGATGCATGCATGTCCTTATCGACGGGCATCATCACAATTCCTCCCGTAATAATAGTGTAGCACAAGCCTCTCTGATTGCGAAGTTGATCAAAAGCCTTTGTGGAGGTGGGGCATGGATGTCGACTAGAAAATCAGGAAAAGTGTTCACCATGGCCCCACAAGATGCGCGGTGTCTCGTAACTATTGCATAAGTATGACGTCAGCGCCGAACCTGACGATCTTGTGTTGTGCTGCTGGTGCACCAGAACTGGTACTGCTACGGCAAGGCCGTGGCGGAGCAGGCGGCGTGGGAGAAGGCCGGGGCGCGCGGCGTCGACCTCGTCGTGGTGAACCCGGTGCTGGTGGTCGGGCCGCTGCTGCAGCCGACGGTGAACGCCAGCGCCGCGCACATCCTCAAGTACCTCGACGGCTCCGCCAAGAAGTACGCCAACGCGGTGCAGGCGTACGTGGACGTGCGCGACGTCGCCGCCGCGCACGTCCGGGTCTTCGAGGCGCCTGAGGCCTCCGGCCGGTACCTCTGCGCCGAGCGCGTCCTGCACCGCGAGGACGTCGTCCACATCCTCGCCAAGCTCTTCCCCGAGTACCCCGTCCCAACAAGGTGAGTGCCCGCATGCAACATCCTCCGTGCGTCCTCGCGACATTCTTGCCCTGTTTTTCGTAGCTGTCTCATCTTCTGTGCATCTTTAATTAGTCTCACTTGATGCATCAAAGATTATAAGTCATAGAAGTAGCAATTCCTACGACAGAACAGTTTGGAACATGGGAATTAACTAGTAGGACTCTGGTAGGAGACGCTTAATTCCAGCCATATCCTGGTAGTA comes from Triticum aestivum cultivar Chinese Spring chromosome 5B, IWGSC CS RefSeq v2.1, whole genome shotgun sequence and encodes:
- the LOC123112098 gene encoding cinnamoyl-CoA reductase 1, which produces MTVVDAAAVAQELPGHGQTVCVTGAAGYIASWLVKLLLERGYTVKGTVRNPDDPKNAHLKALDGAAERLILCKADLLDYDAICAAVEGCHGVFHTASPVTDDPEQMVEPAVRGTEYVINAAADAGTVRRVVFTSSIGAVTMDPNRGPDVVVDESCWSDLEFCKKTKNWYCYGKAVAEQAAWEKAGARGVDLVVVNPVLVVGPLLQPTVNASAAHILKYLDGSAKKYANAVQAYVDVRDVAAAHVRVFEAPEASGRYLCAERVLHREDVVHILAKLFPEYPVPTRCSDEVNPRKQPYKMSNQKLQDLGLQFTPVNDSLYETVKSLQEKGHLPAPRKDILPAELDGATA